The Rhodopirellula bahusiensis genome window below encodes:
- a CDS encoding CHAT domain-containing protein encodes MQRTVAAAASKAWPLSRLWNLFNFAIDWPLEAKSVGSFSQQLALFDHPNQVAELISERVENCSHCRQILRAMTTTIVERHPDFDKRGFTEPVASIAQRIADGFERCGGRSPFDRFYHRDCLEMAECCYRRSLRRDLSLRSAEMKAAVVQKAGRLHRLLYRDHAVASLTVAANAAGDQETADQLRNTLLSRVGEGLLRIDTETLASLVSDAANRGHRKHVIQGLAVFAKTVPDPPAMVSAADFEGRWEAIEAHMADTVYGGLAQAEAHSLLRNHWHSLQSAEGALRNVRQLFWSNHRLQTRELYARTLLKCAELSLVIGKPRDAHRRSVGVLTACNEGADAINLFPGLAETLLEGIAVHAESQVAWGHLSQAFELLDRASEIRQSFEARDYAFRDVTHFKLARAEAVVSAVDGDVTRVKDVYQRLSNWNSEKQRSGVGTSRLFHLETLLSVTHSSELAWAASRPGGQVSSENPDNAADAVLQRYEAIESEARVLVDDGHRAFRFLYHRVMSLKSRMLQRCGRHQEAINLVHRIADYEDTLDEGEWHLVAQDTSVIRTLAMSKALEASGEPRTSREFAEMAVQCLEPVEWEVPVDLSLETLGWASELSFREWRLAGKIERLHDAMRFSKRLIDHGMHTRTRDINPSLRVRVQQTLKAAFDLRVEACYDVDRHTDESVIDQAFFASELARNRLLLDNLTILPPPRPGSVPEELLRELDQAKINVITSEAVWASEDPETNWGAHPVSSSPGSADPVEADSEVENAVDDRPKSSLDPSSMVAESHRYARLLRKVQRHDPDYSATDPIRPATLEDARDLLRNDRTALVQYHVTPRDAFALLVSKTGDARMIKLPDASGSFLEDHFERWSRRFGNPFGTITDRESWQRLGEAIDDSLRSLSEAFIEPVAPHLGGHDHVILVPHVQLHAYPLAAAFCSGSVRLGDLFEVSMLPSVSIGKRILDRQGGVGSETLILSARFQSHASAKFERYAVQSRMGAESMDLSKLSLSEISQASEHARYWHFIGHGHWEGSNPLSSTLRSDSRNRWADLSELYSRLCLPSAEVVTLSACETAMKMPNQVDEFVSFPSAFLYAGAKNVVGSLWKVSDAATTLLMDRFYHYIGNGRSVAGALRLSQRWLRGLDDDGGEALRSGAELSRHLEQVFRPMARREAEYERLRQELKVELASTAAPFDNPASWAAFGCFGLGWRSPGSPKANSR; translated from the coding sequence ATGCAGCGAACGGTGGCCGCCGCCGCGTCGAAAGCGTGGCCGTTGAGTAGGCTTTGGAATCTGTTCAACTTCGCCATCGATTGGCCGCTGGAAGCCAAGTCGGTCGGTTCGTTCTCGCAGCAATTAGCTTTGTTCGATCATCCCAACCAGGTGGCGGAGTTAATTTCGGAGCGGGTCGAAAACTGCTCTCATTGCCGGCAGATTCTTCGAGCGATGACAACGACGATCGTCGAGCGCCATCCAGATTTCGATAAACGCGGCTTCACCGAGCCGGTCGCTTCAATTGCTCAAAGGATAGCCGACGGCTTCGAGCGGTGCGGCGGACGGTCACCATTTGATCGGTTCTATCACCGAGACTGCCTCGAAATGGCTGAGTGCTGCTACAGACGTTCGCTGCGTCGTGACCTCTCGCTTCGTTCCGCAGAGATGAAGGCAGCTGTCGTTCAGAAAGCGGGACGTCTACACCGGTTGCTCTATCGAGATCATGCCGTCGCAAGTCTGACAGTGGCAGCCAACGCCGCAGGAGATCAGGAAACGGCGGATCAATTACGGAACACTCTGCTGTCGCGGGTTGGCGAGGGCCTGCTACGCATCGACACCGAGACGTTAGCGTCTTTGGTAAGTGACGCCGCGAATCGGGGGCACAGGAAACACGTAATTCAAGGTCTCGCCGTCTTCGCCAAGACCGTTCCCGATCCTCCGGCAATGGTTAGTGCCGCAGACTTCGAAGGTAGATGGGAAGCGATCGAGGCCCACATGGCGGACACGGTCTATGGGGGTTTGGCGCAAGCAGAGGCTCACAGTTTGTTGCGGAACCACTGGCATTCGCTCCAGAGTGCGGAAGGGGCGTTGAGGAACGTGCGACAATTATTCTGGAGTAATCACCGACTGCAAACGCGGGAGCTCTATGCAAGGACTCTGTTGAAGTGTGCGGAGTTATCGCTCGTGATCGGGAAACCCCGCGACGCCCATCGCCGCAGCGTCGGTGTTTTGACGGCATGCAACGAGGGGGCGGATGCGATCAATCTGTTCCCCGGTTTGGCGGAGACGTTGCTCGAGGGCATTGCCGTTCACGCCGAGTCCCAGGTCGCTTGGGGACACCTCTCGCAAGCTTTTGAATTGCTCGACCGTGCATCGGAGATCCGTCAATCATTTGAAGCCCGTGACTATGCTTTCCGCGATGTCACCCATTTCAAACTCGCTCGGGCTGAGGCGGTGGTGTCCGCCGTCGACGGTGACGTCACCCGCGTAAAGGATGTCTACCAACGACTGTCGAATTGGAATTCGGAAAAGCAGCGGTCGGGGGTGGGGACTTCGCGGTTGTTTCACCTCGAGACGCTTCTGTCGGTGACTCATTCGTCCGAGTTAGCTTGGGCGGCGTCAAGGCCCGGCGGGCAGGTGTCCAGCGAGAACCCAGACAATGCCGCGGACGCGGTTCTGCAAAGATACGAAGCGATCGAGTCGGAAGCCCGTGTGTTGGTCGACGACGGCCACCGGGCTTTCCGTTTTCTGTATCATCGCGTCATGTCTTTGAAGTCACGGATGCTGCAACGTTGTGGGCGGCACCAAGAAGCCATCAATCTGGTCCACCGGATAGCGGACTATGAAGACACGTTGGACGAAGGGGAATGGCATCTTGTCGCCCAGGACACCAGTGTCATCCGGACGCTGGCCATGTCGAAAGCCCTAGAAGCCAGCGGCGAACCGCGGACCTCCAGAGAGTTTGCGGAGATGGCGGTCCAGTGTTTGGAGCCCGTCGAGTGGGAGGTTCCGGTAGACTTGAGCTTGGAGACGCTAGGCTGGGCCTCAGAACTTTCGTTTCGCGAATGGCGGCTTGCTGGAAAGATCGAGCGTTTACACGACGCCATGCGGTTCAGCAAAAGGCTGATCGATCACGGAATGCACACTCGGACCCGGGACATCAATCCGAGCCTTCGGGTGAGGGTGCAGCAGACTCTCAAGGCCGCCTTCGACCTTCGCGTCGAAGCCTGTTATGACGTCGATCGCCATACCGATGAGAGCGTGATCGATCAGGCGTTCTTCGCCAGCGAGTTGGCTCGTAATCGATTGTTGCTCGACAACCTTACGATCCTTCCACCGCCACGCCCCGGCAGCGTGCCGGAAGAGCTCTTGCGAGAACTGGATCAGGCAAAGATCAACGTGATCACCTCCGAAGCGGTCTGGGCATCCGAGGATCCGGAAACGAATTGGGGGGCTCATCCGGTCTCGTCATCGCCTGGATCGGCCGATCCGGTGGAGGCTGACAGCGAGGTTGAGAACGCAGTCGATGACCGACCGAAGTCGAGCCTCGATCCGAGCTCGATGGTTGCAGAGTCTCATCGATACGCTCGATTATTGAGAAAGGTGCAACGACACGACCCGGACTACAGCGCGACCGACCCGATCCGACCCGCGACCCTGGAAGATGCAAGGGACCTCCTGCGGAACGATCGGACTGCGCTCGTCCAGTACCACGTCACACCCCGAGACGCGTTCGCCCTCCTGGTTTCGAAGACGGGTGACGCACGGATGATCAAGTTGCCCGACGCCTCCGGCAGCTTCTTGGAAGATCATTTTGAACGTTGGTCGCGGCGGTTCGGGAATCCCTTCGGGACCATCACTGATCGAGAAAGTTGGCAACGCCTGGGCGAGGCCATTGATGACTCGTTGCGATCGTTATCGGAGGCATTCATAGAACCGGTGGCTCCCCACTTGGGTGGCCATGACCATGTTATCTTGGTTCCGCACGTTCAACTGCACGCGTACCCGCTGGCGGCGGCGTTCTGCTCAGGAAGTGTAAGGTTGGGTGACTTGTTCGAGGTCAGCATGCTACCCAGCGTTTCGATCGGAAAACGGATCTTGGACCGGCAAGGCGGGGTGGGGTCGGAAACGCTCATTCTTTCTGCCCGTTTTCAGTCCCACGCGTCCGCAAAGTTTGAGCGTTACGCGGTCCAGTCGAGGATGGGAGCCGAGTCGATGGATCTGTCAAAACTGTCGCTGAGCGAGATATCCCAAGCGTCCGAGCATGCCCGCTATTGGCATTTCATCGGTCACGGACATTGGGAAGGAAGCAATCCTCTTTCCTCCACGCTGCGGTCCGACTCGAGGAATCGATGGGCTGATCTATCGGAGTTGTATTCCCGGCTGTGTCTGCCCTCCGCGGAGGTCGTCACCTTGAGCGCATGTGAGACCGCGATGAAGATGCCCAATCAAGTCGATGAATTCGTCAGCTTCCCATCGGCCTTTCTTTACGCCGGTGCGAAGAACGTGGTGGGCAGCCTTTGGAAGGTAAGCGACGCCGCGACGACATTGTTGATGGATCGGTTTTACCACTACATCGGAAACGGCCGATCGGTGGCCGGGGCGTTGCGTTTGTCCCAACGGTGGTTGCGGGGACTCGACGACGATGGCGGGGAGGCGCTGCGATCTGGAGCAGAATTATCCCGTCACCTCGAGCAGGTCTTCCGGCCGATGGCACGACGCGAAGCGGAGTACGAACGATTACGGCAGGAATTGAAAGTGGAGCTGGCGTCAACAGCCGCCCCGTTCGATAATCCGGCCTCTTGGGCCGCCTTTGGTTGTTTCGGACTCGGATGGAGGTCGCCCGGATCTCCCAAGGCGAACTCGCGATGA